From Marinobacter alexandrii:
CTGTGATTCTTTCAGGGAAAGATTTGGTAGGCGTTTCCCAGACCGGTACAGGGAAGACTTTTGCTTACCTCATGCCTTTGCTTAAGGACCTGAAGTTTTCTAAGGAAATCAATCCTAGAACACTCATTCTGGTGCCTACCAGAGAGTTAGTCGTGCAAGTGGTGGAACAGATTGAAAGCCTCACAAAATACATGAACGTCCGTGTGTTAGGAGTATATGGAGGAAAGAATATCAATAGTCAAAAGCCAGCTGTCATGGCAGGAGTGGATGTTTTAGTAGGTACTCCTGGAAGAACTTATGATCTTGTCTTGCATCATTCGCTTTCACTTAAGAATGTGAAAAAATTGGTGATTGATGAAGTAGATGTGATGCTAGATCTAGGCTTTCGATTTCAATTGACAAACATCTTTGATATGCTGCCTACGAAACGTCAGCACATTATGTTTTCCGCTACTATGACCGAAGAAGTAGATGCGCTCATCGATGATCATTTCATATCTCCTGAAAAGATAACCATCGCGGTGAGTGGTACACCATTGGAGAACATTGCACAGTTTAGTTATGAGGTTCGCAATTTCTATACGAAAGCAAACTTGCTGAAGCACTTGTTGGCAGATAAGAAGAAATACCAAAAAGTACTTGTTTTCGTGTCGAGCAAACGGAACGCTGATCGATTGTATGAGTCCATGGAGGAAATGTTTGAGAAGGATCTCTGCATCATTCACTCAAATAAAAGCCAGAATTATCGATTACGCTCTCTAGAACAATTCAATGATGGCAACAAGCGTATATTGATTGCTACTGATGTGATTGCACGTGGATTAGATATAGAGGATGTTACACATGTGATTAACATGGATGTGCCGATCTATCCGGAGAACTACATGCATCGAATAGGAAGAACTGGGCGAGCGGAGAAAGAAGGAACGTCTATGCTGTTGTACACGGAAAAGGAGCGTGCATGCAAGAAAGCGATTGAGGAACTGATGAAAGTGCAGATCATGGAATGTGATGTTCCAGATGAAGTAGAAGTTTCGAAAGAACTTCTTCCAGAAGAACGACCTAAGTCTAAGCAAATAGAGTTGGCAGATAAGGTTGGAGCTAAAGAGGCTAAAGGAGAGTCTACGCATGAGAAAAAAGACAAGAACAAAAAAGTAAACCTTGGTGGATCTTATAGAAGAAAGATCACGAAGAAATACAAGAAACCTAAGACTCGTGGAGATAAAAACCAGAATAGAAAAACAAAAGGTAAGTAGTGATAAGTGAATCTTGAGATTCAAATAGCTAGTTCTTATAAATATCTATTTAACATAATATAAATTATATAACAAAGTATGCTTTTTACGGTTTGACGTGTATCTGTGCATTTATGATCCGTTTGAGTTCTCGTGCAGTGATTCAAATCTTTGTTAGATATAATTCAGTATTATGTTAACCAGCAAAGCTGGACGATCACGTGCACGTTTCTAATTGATGTTTCTTTCGGTTAGTGCTCCTAATGACGTTGTTATATAATTAGACGTTATATTAAATAGCCGCTAGGCCAGCGCCAGTCCCGATTGCTTCGCATCGGTACAACCAGCCCAAGCCGTGCCCTGACCAAAGCGCCTATTAACAGTTTTCTCCCAACGCTCTTTTTCGCTATGGCGAAATTTCCAGCCCTTAATCAAGAGAATCCCAGGCTATTGGTTCATTCAATTTTTCCGTATTCGAGTCATTGTTCAAGATCATTTCATCTACGCGATTCTAAGGCGTTAGAAATTGCCTGTGATACACTTGCTTACCCAACGCTTTATCCTCAAGCGTCATTCTGAGGAATCAGTAAGCCAAAGGCTGCTGATGACGTGAGAATCTCTCAGAAGCTTGTAGCAGAATTAGAATAGCTCACAAGTCATCTGTCTTTCATCTGTGTTCGCTGTGTGTCGCTCAAGCCGCTAGGCTCATACTTTTCCATTGATGAAAAGTATGCAAAAATCTAGTCAAAATAATCACCTGTCAGCCCACTGGCTCACACACGCCCGGGTATTTTGACTTGCCCACCCGCCTAACCTAAAATCAATTTTCTACTTAACATAATATTAGCACATCTGGATTTCGATTGGGTATTCCCACACACAGACAAAAGCAAAGTTCCGTTTGTTGGTTCGGGAAATACAATAGCCATGCTTATTTAGCCAACGCACAAAACCCACCGCACCGTAAACCAGCCTGTCTCTTGTATTAGCCTCAGTCCAACCGATTGAACCGCTTTCTCTGGCGTGGTTGTCAGAGTATCATTTTATACTTTATTTATTATGCACAGGTATTTATTTCGTTATCAGTTTCTCGGTCTCTGGTGGTTTGGCGTGTGGCACGCTCGTAGCTCAGTTAG
This genomic window contains:
- a CDS encoding DEAD/DEAH box helicase, which produces MSHFDDLNLSNPVNNALKDLGFTVPTPIQTHAFPVILSGKDLVGVSQTGTGKTFAYLMPLLKDLKFSKEINPRTLILVPTRELVVQVVEQIESLTKYMNVRVLGVYGGKNINSQKPAVMAGVDVLVGTPGRTYDLVLHHSLSLKNVKKLVIDEVDVMLDLGFRFQLTNIFDMLPTKRQHIMFSATMTEEVDALIDDHFISPEKITIAVSGTPLENIAQFSYEVRNFYTKANLLKHLLADKKKYQKVLVFVSSKRNADRLYESMEEMFEKDLCIIHSNKSQNYRLRSLEQFNDGNKRILIATDVIARGLDIEDVTHVINMDVPIYPENYMHRIGRTGRAEKEGTSMLLYTEKERACKKAIEELMKVQIMECDVPDEVEVSKELLPEERPKSKQIELADKVGAKEAKGESTHEKKDKNKKVNLGGSYRRKITKKYKKPKTRGDKNQNRKTKGK